The following proteins are co-located in the Chryseobacterium daecheongense genome:
- a CDS encoding ion channel, whose protein sequence is MTRGFRKKIRQTNTENSGFGNNASGRFINKDGFPNVQRTGVNVFNRLSWYHTMLNLSTFRFLSYLVISYVVVNLIFALVYYLIGVQHLTGIDKSNPLNEFIDVFFFSSQTFTTVGYGRIAPVGFLASLVATFEAFLGLLTFAIATGLFYGRFSRPRAYLRFSDIAVIAPFRDTSALMFRLAPYKNNALTDAEVIVSVAIEVIEDGVPKSNFYRLDTQLGKINTLALNWTVVHKVDENSPFYGFSEEDFKNTDIELIVQVRAFDEVFSNTVVQRSSYVTGEIIYGAKFVPMYYPNKDNQSTILDLDKINEHQKADLPVFSEKG, encoded by the coding sequence TACGGAGAACAGTGGTTTTGGTAACAATGCCTCAGGGAGATTTATCAATAAGGATGGTTTTCCGAATGTTCAGCGAACAGGAGTCAATGTTTTTAATCGGCTAAGTTGGTATCATACGATGCTTAATTTATCCACATTTCGTTTTCTTTCGTATCTGGTAATTTCCTACGTGGTGGTCAATCTTATTTTTGCATTGGTTTATTATCTGATCGGAGTACAGCATCTTACAGGAATTGATAAAAGTAATCCCCTCAATGAATTTATTGATGTGTTTTTTTTCAGTTCGCAAACATTTACGACAGTAGGATATGGAAGAATTGCACCGGTTGGTTTTCTGGCGAGTCTGGTGGCTACTTTTGAAGCTTTTTTAGGATTGCTTACCTTTGCTATTGCAACAGGACTTTTTTATGGAAGATTTTCACGACCCAGAGCTTACTTAAGGTTTTCTGATATTGCAGTGATTGCTCCTTTTAGAGATACATCTGCTTTAATGTTCAGGCTAGCGCCTTATAAAAATAATGCGCTTACAGATGCAGAGGTTATTGTTTCGGTAGCTATTGAAGTTATTGAAGATGGAGTTCCTAAAAGTAATTTTTACCGGTTGGATACCCAGCTGGGTAAAATTAATACATTGGCACTTAACTGGACTGTTGTTCATAAGGTTGATGAAAACTCACCGTTTTATGGCTTTTCTGAGGAAGATTTTAAAAATACAGATATTGAACTGATTGTTCAGGTTCGCGCTTTTGACGAGGTATTTTCCAATACTGTGGTTCAAAGGTCGTCTTATGTGACGGGGGAAATTATTTATGGAGCCAAGTTTGTCCCAATGTATTATCCGAATAAAGATAATCAGTCGACAATTCTGGATCTGGATAAGATTAATGAACACCAAAAAGCAGATCTTCCTGTTTTTAGCGAAAAGGGGTAA
- a CDS encoding YkgJ family cysteine cluster protein produces the protein MDIELYRKQALQKQKEHKKFLDGLKKKPPKNLDYVVQETHEEVFEKVDCLQCANCCKTTGPLYTEKDIERIAKHLRMKPADFESKFLRIDEDNDKVLQNLPCFFLNDDNTCSIYEVRPKACREYPHTDRKKIYQINSLMVKNTVICPAAFEFVERIMKNLGK, from the coding sequence ATGGATATAGAATTATACAGAAAACAAGCTTTACAAAAGCAAAAGGAGCATAAGAAATTTTTGGACGGATTAAAGAAAAAGCCGCCCAAAAATCTTGATTATGTTGTTCAGGAAACCCATGAAGAAGTATTTGAGAAAGTGGATTGTCTTCAATGTGCAAATTGCTGTAAAACTACCGGGCCTTTATATACAGAGAAGGATATTGAGCGCATTGCTAAGCATCTTCGAATGAAGCCTGCAGATTTTGAATCAAAATTCCTGAGGATAGATGAGGATAATGATAAGGTACTACAAAACTTACCCTGCTTTTTTCTGAATGATGATAATACGTGCTCGATATATGAAGTGAGACCTAAAGCCTGTAGGGAATATCCTCATACGGATAGAAAGAAGATTTATCAGATTAATTCGTTAATGGTAAAAAATACTGTTATTTGTCCGGCTGCGTTTGAATTTGTGGAGCGGATTATGAAAAATTTAGGAAAATAA
- the gdhA gene encoding NADP-specific glutamate dehydrogenase, translating into MEQYNIDQKIQEFIAKIEAKNPNEPEFLQAVKEVAVTVIPFIATKKEYTGMKLLERMAEAERIIIFRVPWVDDKGEIQVNRGFRIQMNSAIGPYKGGIRFHPTVNLSVLKFLAFEQVFKNSLTTLPMGGGKGGSDFDPQGKSDMEVMRFCQAFMTELCKHIGPETDVPAGDIGVGSREIGYLFGQYKKIRNEFTGVLTGKGLAYGGSLIRPEATGYGVVYFAEQMLKTIGQTFKDKIVSVSGFGNVAWGVIKKVSELGGKVVTISGPDGYIYDKDGIEGDKIDYLLELRASGNNRAEDYAKKYPSAVFHAGKRPWEVKCDVAIPSATQNELDFEDAKILVENGVLCVTEAANMPSTLEAINYFLDSKVLFSPGKASNAGGVATSGLEMTQNSIRLNWTSEEVDARLKEIMIGIHKACRDYGKEEDGYVNYVKGANIAGFVKVAEAMLAQGVV; encoded by the coding sequence ATGGAACAATATAATATTGACCAGAAAATCCAGGAGTTTATTGCAAAAATTGAGGCAAAAAACCCTAACGAGCCAGAATTTTTACAAGCCGTAAAAGAAGTTGCAGTTACTGTTATCCCATTTATCGCTACAAAGAAGGAATATACAGGAATGAAGCTTCTAGAAAGAATGGCTGAAGCTGAAAGAATTATTATTTTCAGAGTTCCATGGGTTGATGACAAAGGAGAGATCCAGGTAAACAGAGGTTTCAGAATTCAGATGAACTCTGCAATCGGACCATACAAAGGAGGAATTCGTTTCCATCCGACAGTAAATTTATCTGTTCTTAAGTTTTTAGCTTTTGAACAAGTTTTCAAAAACTCATTAACTACTCTTCCAATGGGAGGTGGTAAAGGAGGTTCTGACTTTGATCCACAAGGAAAATCAGATATGGAAGTAATGCGTTTCTGCCAGGCTTTCATGACTGAATTATGCAAGCATATTGGTCCTGAAACTGACGTTCCAGCCGGAGATATCGGGGTAGGATCAAGAGAAATCGGATACCTTTTCGGACAATATAAGAAAATCAGAAATGAATTTACCGGTGTTCTTACTGGTAAAGGACTTGCTTATGGAGGTTCATTGATCCGTCCTGAAGCTACGGGATATGGTGTTGTGTATTTTGCTGAGCAAATGCTGAAAACCATTGGCCAAACTTTTAAAGACAAAATAGTTTCTGTTTCAGGTTTTGGTAATGTAGCGTGGGGAGTAATTAAAAAAGTATCTGAATTAGGAGGAAAAGTGGTTACCATTTCAGGTCCTGACGGATATATTTATGATAAAGACGGTATTGAAGGAGATAAAATCGATTACTTATTGGAATTGAGAGCTTCCGGTAATAACAGAGCTGAGGATTACGCTAAAAAATATCCATCTGCTGTATTCCATGCAGGGAAACGTCCTTGGGAAGTGAAGTGTGATGTGGCAATCCCTTCTGCAACCCAAAACGAATTGGATTTCGAAGATGCTAAAATATTGGTTGAAAACGGAGTTTTATGTGTAACTGAAGCTGCTAATATGCCTTCAACGTTAGAAGCCATCAACTATTTCTTAGACAGCAAAGTATTATTCTCTCCTGGAAAAGCATCTAACGCCGGTGGTGTAGCTACTTCAGGATTAGAAATGACTCAAAACTCAATTCGTTTGAACTGGACTTCTGAAGAAGTAGATGCAAGATTAAAGGAAATCATGATTGGAATCCATAAAGCTTGTAGAGACTACGGAAAAGAGGAAGACGGCTATGTAAATTATGTAAAAGGGGCAAATATTGCCGGCTTTGTGAAGGTTGCAGAAGCAATGTTAGCTCAAGGAGTTGTGTAA
- the dprA gene encoding DNA-processing protein DprA — protein MISEEHLYSIALRECNLIGDINLSKLTKAFGSAKNAWEQAKKEYKKLDGFGHKIVSDIGNLSHLHFAEKELKFCERNGIQIRLKHLKELPYLLHECEDAPAILYQKGTYNENLQPLSIVGTRTITSYGKQFISDFFHEAQSCNFVSVSGLALGADKEVHEQSLHHKIPTIGVLAHGFHTLYPAKNKKLADRIINEGGALFTEFNSSRKPDRENFIQRNRIIAGLSSATIVVETAFGGGSVSTATFANGYNRDVFALPGKVTDLHSQGCNQLISQNKAAIISTIKDLIYTLGFNKPKEKMEELFPYSSTSIQLTDNQNIIYKFILKNPQINLDDLAQQITLPTHKILPIILELELLGKVKSLSGRQFVAI, from the coding sequence ATGATATCCGAAGAACACCTTTATTCAATCGCATTACGCGAATGTAACCTCATTGGTGACATTAACCTTTCTAAACTCACAAAAGCATTCGGGAGCGCTAAAAACGCCTGGGAACAAGCCAAAAAAGAATATAAAAAGCTGGATGGATTTGGTCACAAAATCGTATCAGATATTGGCAATTTGTCTCATTTACACTTCGCAGAAAAAGAATTAAAATTTTGCGAGCGTAACGGTATTCAGATCAGGTTAAAACATCTGAAAGAACTTCCTTATTTACTCCATGAATGTGAAGACGCTCCTGCTATTTTATACCAAAAAGGAACCTACAATGAAAACTTACAACCATTAAGTATTGTGGGTACACGTACTATCACATCATATGGAAAACAATTTATAAGCGACTTTTTTCATGAAGCTCAATCCTGCAATTTTGTTTCCGTCAGTGGCCTGGCTTTGGGAGCAGATAAGGAAGTTCATGAACAGTCTCTGCATCATAAAATCCCTACGATTGGTGTTCTAGCCCATGGCTTCCATACTTTATATCCGGCCAAAAATAAGAAACTGGCTGACAGAATAATTAATGAAGGAGGGGCTCTTTTTACAGAATTTAATTCTTCCAGGAAACCCGACAGAGAAAATTTCATCCAGAGAAACAGGATTATTGCGGGTTTGTCTTCTGCTACAATTGTGGTAGAAACTGCTTTTGGTGGAGGGTCTGTAAGTACAGCAACTTTTGCAAACGGCTACAACAGGGATGTTTTTGCTCTCCCGGGAAAAGTCACCGATCTACATAGTCAAGGTTGCAATCAGCTCATTTCTCAAAATAAAGCAGCAATAATTTCTACAATAAAAGACCTTATTTATACCCTTGGTTTTAACAAGCCCAAGGAAAAAATGGAAGAACTTTTTCCTTATTCTTCCACAAGCATACAACTAACTGATAATCAAAATATAATCTATAAATTTATTCTAAAGAATCCACAAATAAATTTAGATGATCTAGCCCAGCAAATTACGCTTCCGACACACAAAATTTTGCCCATAATTTTGGAATTAGAGCTTTTAGGGAAAGTGAAATCACTTTCCGGGAGACAATTTGTGGCAATTTGA
- a CDS encoding rhomboid family intramembrane serine protease — protein sequence MFKNAISRKAIINPLLMLTAMWLGYFLQTQGFFQSCFGAIIPLLPEGLLGIITSPLLHGNMDHIISNSIPIAVLMFLLYQFYPLVANKVFVIGWLATGLLLWLLPPIDILTGEYMYTCTIGASGIVYVLAFFLFFSGVFKWNMKLLTISLLVVLYYGSLVWGMFPEELFYNLQEPSKISWQAHLSGAVVGSIIAFAFKNIGEKKKRYIWEFPNYYSEKDDKLWQEYKENHPEDFLELPYKKRDDIWDHLDELRKK from the coding sequence ATGTTTAAAAACGCAATTTCCAGAAAAGCTATCATAAATCCACTGCTGATGCTTACAGCAATGTGGCTGGGGTACTTTTTACAGACACAAGGCTTTTTTCAAAGCTGTTTTGGAGCTATTATACCTCTGCTACCTGAAGGCTTGCTTGGAATAATTACTTCTCCCCTTCTGCATGGAAATATGGATCATATCATTAGCAATTCAATTCCGATCGCCGTATTGATGTTTCTTCTATATCAGTTTTACCCGTTAGTGGCTAATAAAGTATTTGTCATAGGCTGGCTTGCAACAGGTTTGCTGTTATGGTTACTTCCGCCCATAGATATTCTTACAGGAGAATATATGTACACATGTACAATTGGAGCGAGCGGTATTGTTTATGTTCTAGCTTTTTTCCTCTTTTTCAGCGGGGTCTTCAAATGGAATATGAAGCTTCTCACCATTTCTTTACTGGTCGTACTTTATTATGGCAGTTTAGTTTGGGGAATGTTTCCGGAGGAACTATTTTACAATCTTCAGGAACCGAGTAAAATATCATGGCAAGCCCATCTATCGGGAGCAGTTGTAGGAAGTATTATTGCATTTGCATTTAAAAACATAGGAGAAAAAAAGAAAAGATATATCTGGGAATTCCCCAATTATTATAGCGAAAAAGATGACAAACTTTGGCAGGAATATAAAGAAAATCACCCTGAAGACTTTTTAGAACTGCCGTACAAAAAAAGAGATGATATCTGGGATCATTTGGATGAATTAAGAAAAAAATAA
- a CDS encoding DUF3078 domain-containing protein codes for MKKFLLLVGISMQFFVNAQDIKKDSIVVDTVKHWSVLGKNTLMFNQAAFSNWVGGGANNVGWLAGIDYNLTYEKDKDLWENIIIMGYGQNNTKGVGTRKTQDVLNISTNYGRQFSKSWYISSGASLQSQFSAGYEDGNNPEAKKISNFMAPGYFNMGLGVTYRPDDNLTVTLRPVNARWTFVLDPDLQKAGNYGLKADGDSSLLQFGFLGNAVYKIKLMENINLTNTASVFSNYLDHPDRLVLAYGAVVNLKINKYISSNITVDVLYDHNQIQKTQLKQTLGIGIAYTVNNGVKRSDRKDNQWWIKK; via the coding sequence ATGAAGAAGTTTTTATTGCTTGTCGGTATTTCAATGCAGTTTTTTGTAAATGCTCAGGACATAAAAAAAGATTCAATCGTTGTAGACACTGTTAAACATTGGTCGGTTTTAGGTAAAAATACATTAATGTTCAATCAGGCCGCTTTTTCAAATTGGGTTGGTGGAGGAGCCAACAATGTTGGCTGGCTTGCAGGTATCGATTATAATCTTACTTATGAAAAAGATAAGGACCTATGGGAAAACATTATTATCATGGGTTATGGACAGAATAATACAAAAGGAGTAGGAACAAGAAAGACACAGGATGTTCTCAATATTTCTACCAACTATGGAAGACAGTTTTCTAAAAGCTGGTATATTTCTTCCGGGGCAAGCTTACAGTCTCAATTTTCAGCAGGATATGAAGACGGGAATAACCCGGAAGCAAAGAAAATCTCTAATTTCATGGCTCCGGGATACTTTAACATGGGTTTGGGGGTTACTTACAGGCCAGATGATAATCTGACGGTAACATTGCGCCCGGTCAATGCAAGATGGACGTTTGTTCTGGATCCTGACCTCCAGAAAGCGGGAAATTATGGCTTAAAAGCAGATGGCGACAGTTCTCTTCTGCAATTTGGTTTTTTAGGGAATGCTGTCTACAAAATTAAGCTTATGGAGAATATTAATCTGACTAATACTGCGTCGGTATTTTCAAATTACCTAGATCATCCGGATAGACTTGTTCTCGCTTATGGAGCAGTTGTCAATTTAAAAATCAACAAATATATTTCTTCCAATATTACGGTGGATGTACTCTATGACCATAATCAAATCCAAAAGACACAGCTTAAACAGACTTTAGGAATTGGTATTGCCTATACTGTGAATAACGGGGTGAAGAGATCGGACAGGAAAGATAATCAATGGTGGATCAAGAAATAG
- the sufD gene encoding Fe-S cluster assembly protein SufD: protein MALYDQIIDNHDEFLESLRHRFLDEDRKSALRAFESIGFPTKKDEEYKYTNLKEITEKNYNFFPKEGHNITKEQLEQLHLGEENFDWIVFVNGKLHKELSKVSIENVEFLSFNYALNDEKHKEVFDKYFNTIAAEKSAFTDLNLAYCKYGFFLKVPKNVVIEKPIHVFYLSQNQEENTFYNTRNLLIVEDGAKVEIIESHHNFDDTFVLTNSVTEIFTYPNAKADWHKLQNDNDTSYLIDNTFAKQEKDSLTTVNTFSFGGKLVRNNLDFIHNGQNINSFMNGITIIGKDQLVDHHTAVHHNQPNCESYQNYKGIFKDKAHGVFNGKVFVDKIAQKTNAYQQNNNVLLSEGASIDTKPQLEIFADDVKCSHGCTVGQLNDDALFYLRARGISKKEAQALLLYAFANDAMQNIDIEPLKEKISRLLAEKLEVDIEF, encoded by the coding sequence ATGGCTTTATACGATCAAATTATTGACAACCACGATGAGTTTTTGGAAAGTCTTCGTCACAGATTTCTGGATGAAGATAGAAAGTCAGCTCTTCGGGCGTTCGAAAGTATTGGTTTTCCAACCAAAAAAGACGAAGAATATAAATATACCAACCTAAAAGAGATCACGGAAAAAAACTATAATTTTTTCCCTAAAGAAGGTCACAATATTACTAAAGAGCAATTGGAGCAATTGCATCTTGGTGAAGAAAATTTTGACTGGATTGTTTTTGTGAATGGTAAACTTCATAAAGAATTATCAAAAGTTTCTATTGAGAATGTAGAGTTTTTGTCCTTCAACTATGCTTTGAATGATGAAAAGCATAAAGAAGTATTTGATAAATACTTTAATACAATTGCTGCAGAAAAATCAGCTTTCACGGACCTGAATCTTGCTTATTGCAAATACGGGTTCTTCCTGAAAGTTCCTAAAAATGTAGTTATTGAAAAACCTATCCACGTTTTCTATCTTTCACAAAATCAAGAGGAAAACACCTTCTACAACACAAGAAACCTACTTATCGTAGAAGACGGAGCAAAAGTGGAAATTATTGAAAGTCACCATAATTTTGATGATACTTTTGTATTAACAAATTCAGTAACTGAAATTTTCACTTATCCCAATGCAAAAGCAGACTGGCATAAGCTTCAGAATGATAATGACACTTCTTATCTGATTGACAACACTTTTGCAAAACAGGAAAAAGATAGTTTAACAACTGTAAACACGTTTTCTTTTGGAGGAAAACTGGTAAGAAACAATCTCGATTTCATTCATAACGGACAGAATATCAATTCATTTATGAACGGGATTACGATTATCGGAAAAGATCAGTTGGTGGATCACCATACTGCAGTTCACCATAATCAGCCGAATTGTGAAAGTTATCAAAACTATAAAGGGATATTTAAAGATAAGGCACATGGTGTATTCAACGGAAAAGTTTTCGTTGATAAAATAGCTCAAAAAACCAATGCTTATCAGCAAAATAATAATGTTTTGCTAAGCGAGGGAGCAAGTATTGATACAAAGCCTCAATTGGAAATCTTTGCAGATGATGTAAAGTGTTCACATGGTTGTACTGTAGGTCAGCTGAATGACGACGCATTATTCTATCTGAGAGCAAGAGGAATCTCTAAAAAAGAAGCTCAGGCATTATTATTATATGCATTTGCCAATGATGCCATGCAAAACATTGATATTGAACCTTTAAAAGAAAAAATTTCCAGATTATTGGCTGAGAAATTAGAAGTAGACATTGAATTCTAA
- the sufC gene encoding Fe-S cluster assembly ATPase SufC — protein sequence MLEIKNLHARIEDGAQILKGINLEIKPGEVHAIMGPNGAGKSTLSSIIAGKEDYEVTEGEIIFEGENINEDAPEERAHKGIFLSFQYPVEIPGVSVTNFIKAALNENRKANGLEEMPAKEMLAMIREKSEKLGIKKDFLSRSLNEGFSGGEKKRNEIFQMMMLNPKLAILDETDSGLDIDALRIVADGVNYFKNEGNAVLLITHYQRLLNYIQPDFVHVLANGKIIKTGDKSLALELEAKGYDWLLN from the coding sequence ATGTTAGAAATAAAAAACTTACACGCCAGAATTGAAGATGGCGCACAAATTTTAAAAGGTATCAATCTTGAAATAAAACCAGGTGAAGTCCATGCTATTATGGGACCTAACGGAGCAGGAAAATCTACCCTTTCTTCTATTATCGCAGGAAAAGAAGATTATGAGGTTACAGAAGGTGAAATTATTTTTGAGGGCGAAAACATCAATGAGGATGCTCCTGAAGAAAGAGCGCACAAAGGAATATTCCTTTCTTTTCAGTATCCGGTAGAAATTCCTGGAGTTTCTGTTACTAACTTTATTAAAGCTGCTTTAAACGAAAACAGAAAAGCAAACGGACTCGAAGAAATGCCGGCAAAAGAAATGCTTGCTATGATTCGTGAAAAATCTGAAAAACTTGGAATTAAAAAAGATTTCCTTTCAAGATCATTAAACGAAGGATTTTCGGGAGGTGAAAAGAAGAGAAATGAGATCTTTCAGATGATGATGCTTAATCCAAAATTAGCTATTCTTGATGAGACAGATTCAGGATTGGATATTGATGCTTTAAGAATCGTTGCAGATGGAGTAAATTACTTTAAAAACGAAGGAAATGCAGTTCTTTTGATTACCCACTATCAAAGATTGCTTAATTATATCCAACCGGACTTTGTTCATGTACTGGCTAACGGTAAAATTATAAAGACTGGTGACAAATCTCTTGCTTTAGAATTGGAAGCAAAAGGTTACGATTGGCTTCTTAACTAA
- a CDS encoding GNAT family N-acetyltransferase, whose amino-acid sequence MKETTERLILRKPEKDDFERFFEINNDPQTNLYNPNGPMSLEKATSTFNRMLEHWEQNNFGAWAVSEKENPEKIIGFGGLSYKMYGETEKLNLGYRFAPEAWGKGYATEFSKKTIDFGFNDLNEKEIFGVVRPNNIVSIKVLEKAGMEQTGKLNDVSDQPESLVYRIQK is encoded by the coding sequence ATGAAGGAAACTACGGAAAGATTGATTTTAAGAAAACCTGAAAAAGACGATTTTGAAAGATTTTTTGAAATTAATAATGATCCGCAGACTAATTTATATAATCCAAATGGACCAATGAGTCTTGAAAAGGCTACAAGTACATTTAATAGAATGCTGGAACACTGGGAACAAAATAATTTTGGAGCCTGGGCTGTTTCAGAAAAAGAAAATCCGGAAAAAATTATTGGTTTTGGAGGGTTAAGCTATAAAATGTATGGTGAGACAGAAAAATTAAATCTGGGATATCGCTTTGCTCCCGAAGCTTGGGGAAAAGGATATGCAACAGAATTTTCAAAAAAGACAATAGACTTCGGTTTCAATGATTTAAATGAAAAGGAAATTTTCGGTGTTGTCCGCCCTAACAATATAGTTTCCATCAAAGTATTGGAGAAAGCAGGAATGGAGCAGACAGGAAAACTTAATGATGTCTCGGATCAGCCGGAAAGTTTAGTATATAGAATTCAAAAATAA
- the sufB gene encoding Fe-S cluster assembly protein SufB — protein sequence MSKYTEDDLRVDLENKKYEFGWETKIDYEDFPIGLDENIIRAISAKKEEPEWMTEWRLESFRIWLKMVEPTWANIKYEKPDFQAIRYYAAPKKNPELASLDEVDPELLKTFEKLGINIEEQKRLSGVAVDIVIDSISVKTTFQETLAEKGIIFCSISEAIKNHPDLVKKYLGKVVPRGDNFYSALNSAVFSDGSFCYIPKGVRCPMELSTYFRINQAGTGQFERTLVIADEGSYVSYLEGCTAPSRDENQLHAAVVELIAMDNAEIKYSTVQNWYPGNEEGKGGVFNFVTKRGLCEKNAKISWTQVETGSAVTWKYPSCILKGDGSIGEFYSIAVTNNHQYADTGTKMIHIGKNTKSTIISKGISAGKSQNSYRGQVKVMPSAKGARNFSQCDSLLMGNECGAHTFPYIEIKDPTAQLEHEATTSKIGEDQIFYCNQRGIDTERAIALIVNGFSKEVLNKLPMEFAIEAQKLLEISLEGSVG from the coding sequence ATGAGTAAATATACAGAAGACGATTTACGCGTCGATTTAGAAAATAAAAAGTATGAATTCGGTTGGGAAACCAAGATCGATTATGAAGATTTCCCAATTGGTTTAGATGAGAATATCATCCGTGCCATTTCTGCTAAAAAAGAAGAACCGGAATGGATGACAGAATGGCGTTTGGAATCTTTCAGAATATGGCTTAAAATGGTAGAACCTACTTGGGCAAATATTAAATATGAAAAACCAGATTTCCAAGCTATCCGTTATTATGCAGCTCCAAAGAAAAATCCTGAGTTGGCAAGCCTAGATGAGGTAGATCCTGAGCTTCTCAAAACATTTGAAAAGCTAGGTATCAATATCGAAGAGCAAAAAAGACTTTCGGGAGTTGCGGTAGATATCGTCATCGATTCTATTTCTGTAAAAACAACTTTTCAGGAAACCCTGGCAGAAAAAGGAATTATTTTCTGCTCTATTTCCGAAGCGATAAAAAATCACCCAGACCTGGTGAAAAAATATCTTGGAAAAGTAGTTCCAAGAGGAGATAATTTTTATTCTGCATTAAACTCCGCGGTTTTTTCTGACGGAAGTTTCTGCTATATTCCAAAAGGTGTAAGATGCCCGATGGAGCTTTCTACTTACTTCCGTATCAATCAGGCTGGAACAGGACAGTTCGAAAGAACCCTTGTTATTGCGGATGAAGGAAGTTATGTTTCTTATCTTGAAGGATGTACAGCTCCTTCCAGAGATGAAAATCAGCTCCATGCAGCTGTTGTGGAATTAATAGCAATGGACAATGCAGAAATTAAATATTCAACTGTTCAGAACTGGTATCCGGGTAACGAAGAAGGCAAGGGAGGTGTATTCAATTTTGTGACTAAAAGAGGACTTTGCGAAAAAAATGCAAAAATCTCCTGGACGCAGGTTGAAACCGGGTCTGCAGTAACATGGAAGTATCCTTCTTGTATTTTAAAAGGAGATGGCTCAATAGGTGAATTTTACTCCATTGCGGTGACAAATAATCACCAGTATGCTGATACAGGAACTAAAATGATCCACATCGGAAAGAATACGAAATCAACGATTATTTCCAAGGGTATTTCAGCAGGAAAATCTCAGAACTCATATAGAGGGCAGGTAAAAGTAATGCCTTCTGCAAAAGGAGCAAGAAACTTTTCACAGTGTGATTCATTACTGATGGGTAATGAGTGCGGTGCGCATACTTTCCCATATATTGAGATCAAAGACCCGACTGCACAGCTGGAGCATGAAGCTACTACTTCAAAAATTGGGGAAGATCAGATCTTCTATTGCAATCAGAGAGGTATTGATACAGAAAGGGCTATTGCTTTGATTGTAAATGGGTTCAGTAAGGAAGTTTTAAATAAACTTCCAATGGAGTTTGCTATTGAAGCCCAGAAATTATTAGAGATATCATTAGAAGGTTCGGTAGGGTAA